From one Bacteriovorax sp. BAL6_X genomic stretch:
- the thiI gene encoding tRNA uracil 4-sulfurtransferase ThiI — MYKSLILTVDELWLKGKNRKSYYKKLQTNLSRIFSKYHHTSWKLKNNQQRLVAESEEEFSEELIHRLTSVAGLSSVTPMRSCPLDLDYVCELAVKELSQLTNVKTFKVQTKRALKQFPKNSDEINRYIATAILKNTDLKVDVRNPDLMVDVKVMNEEIYLSWEKIPCIGGLPVGTSGHAVTLLSGGIDSPVASYLMARRGVRQSFAFFYAYPYVGEEVKEKILELGKILSKFQDSFKLYVLPYGDIQNYIAKNCKEDYRTLFFRKYMMDTSAYLARRAKASALIMGDALAQVSSQTLQNMSVLDRSCPMLVMRPLIGMNKLDIITEAKKIDTFETSIIPHDDACSMFAPKHPVIKADTKYFMEFCEEHDLSELIKECVNNAEVYQYDIQGNFEKKEKRNNEQE, encoded by the coding sequence ATGTATAAGAGTTTAATTTTAACTGTTGATGAATTATGGCTTAAAGGTAAGAACAGAAAGTCCTACTATAAGAAGTTACAAACAAACCTAAGTCGAATCTTTAGCAAGTACCATCATACGTCTTGGAAGTTAAAAAATAATCAACAACGTTTAGTTGCTGAAAGTGAAGAAGAGTTTAGTGAAGAATTAATTCACAGGCTCACTTCAGTTGCAGGATTGAGCTCAGTTACTCCTATGAGATCATGTCCACTAGATCTTGATTATGTGTGTGAACTTGCCGTTAAGGAATTAAGTCAATTAACGAATGTTAAGACATTTAAAGTTCAAACAAAGAGGGCCTTAAAGCAATTCCCAAAAAACAGTGATGAAATTAATCGCTATATTGCAACAGCTATTCTTAAGAATACAGACCTTAAGGTAGATGTTAGAAATCCAGATCTTATGGTTGATGTAAAAGTTATGAATGAAGAGATCTACTTATCATGGGAAAAAATTCCATGTATTGGAGGACTTCCTGTAGGAACAAGTGGCCATGCAGTAACACTACTTTCAGGTGGAATTGACTCGCCAGTTGCTAGTTATCTTATGGCAAGAAGAGGCGTGAGGCAGTCCTTTGCCTTTTTCTATGCCTACCCATATGTTGGCGAAGAAGTTAAAGAGAAAATTTTAGAACTTGGAAAAATTCTATCTAAGTTTCAAGACAGTTTTAAATTATATGTTCTTCCTTATGGTGATATCCAAAACTATATTGCTAAAAATTGCAAGGAAGACTACCGTACTTTATTTTTCAGAAAGTATATGATGGATACTTCTGCATATCTTGCAAGAAGGGCCAAGGCCAGTGCACTAATTATGGGCGATGCTCTAGCACAAGTTTCTAGTCAGACTCTTCAGAATATGAGTGTACTTGATCGTTCTTGTCCGATGCTTGTTATGAGACCTCTTATTGGTATGAACAAATTAGATATTATCACTGAGGCCAAGAAGATTGATACTTTTGAAACTTCTATTATTCCACACGATGATGCCTGTTCGATGTTTGCACCAAAGCATCCAGTAATTAAGGCCGACACGAAGTATTTTATGGAATTCTGTGAAGAGCATGATCTTTCAGAGTTAATTAAAGAATGCGTGAATAATGCTGAAGTATATCAGTATGATATTCAGGGGAACTTTGAAAAGAAAGAAAAGAGAAATAACGAGCAGGAGTAG
- a CDS encoding carboxy terminal-processing peptidase produces MHKKFRKSLGLFLGLILLSTPFVLRAENGIFSINKDQVLGNLLIEVLEKLHYKKLKINDDLSKNAFKEFVQKIDYSKQFLYDTDVKELKKYESLMDDEMRSGNYKLVLDAMKIKTQRIKEADALRKKMFKEKFNFYGNEVVELDPEKRSFAKNKSEFEKNWRLTYKQSVMARYISMKEDQEDLKNPKKNNKKKNGKKEKKLSTEKILTEKEIVAKAHEAIDKKYRLYFERLLKDTREDYMELFYNSVGAVFDPHTAYLAPKRKEDFDIDMSGQLEGIGAVLSEDEGYIKVVEIVPGGAAWRQKELEVDDLILAVSEGSSEKEPVDLVGMRVDDAVRYIRGKKGTVVKLHVKKADGSRKTIGITRDVVKIGASFAKSSVLELKGVKGKFGYINVPKFYREFNGTINCTDDVRAELKRLKKQKVNGVILDLRNNGGGALTDAQLMSGLFIKEGPIVQTRNYLNQVETLADTDPGVEYSGPLIVMVNRYSASASEILAAAMQDYKRAVIVGGAVTHGKGTVQVVYSLDQGLNKMMGQEFGALKLTIQKFYRVNGGSTQYKGVTPDIVIPDPMSYAENREQDLTYSLKWDQIKPKKYQKWSGDEYNMKKLIKASEKRVAKDDRMKKIQESVAYLKKRRKETELKLNIDSWMKEEEANKKKLEDLKLDQENMNLVVTHFEESLKSHETVKKGEEKQWKEDFKQRKEEWVSSLRKDAGLEEAIYIMRDMIAQQAKK; encoded by the coding sequence ATGCACAAGAAATTTCGAAAGTCGTTGGGACTATTTTTAGGTCTCATTCTTTTATCAACGCCATTTGTCTTAAGAGCTGAAAATGGAATTTTTAGCATCAATAAAGATCAAGTTTTAGGAAACTTATTAATCGAAGTTCTCGAAAAACTTCATTATAAGAAATTAAAAATTAATGATGATCTTTCTAAGAATGCATTCAAAGAATTCGTTCAAAAAATCGATTATTCAAAGCAATTCCTATATGACACTGATGTTAAGGAACTCAAGAAGTACGAGTCTTTAATGGATGATGAAATGCGATCGGGGAATTATAAATTAGTTCTTGATGCAATGAAGATTAAAACACAAAGAATTAAAGAAGCGGATGCTCTGAGAAAGAAAATGTTCAAAGAGAAGTTTAATTTTTACGGGAATGAAGTTGTTGAGCTTGATCCTGAAAAGAGAAGCTTTGCTAAGAATAAGAGTGAATTCGAAAAGAACTGGCGTCTAACTTATAAGCAATCTGTAATGGCCCGTTATATTTCGATGAAAGAAGATCAAGAAGATCTAAAGAATCCTAAAAAAAATAATAAGAAAAAGAATGGGAAAAAAGAGAAGAAACTTAGCACTGAAAAAATCCTAACTGAAAAGGAAATCGTTGCTAAGGCCCATGAAGCGATTGATAAGAAATATCGTTTATACTTCGAAAGACTTCTTAAGGACACTAGAGAAGACTATATGGAACTTTTCTATAATTCAGTTGGTGCTGTTTTTGATCCGCACACAGCTTACCTTGCTCCAAAGAGAAAAGAAGATTTTGATATTGATATGTCTGGCCAATTAGAAGGTATTGGTGCCGTTTTATCTGAAGACGAAGGTTATATTAAAGTTGTTGAAATAGTTCCTGGTGGGGCCGCATGGAGACAAAAAGAACTTGAAGTTGATGATTTAATTCTTGCTGTTAGTGAAGGAAGCTCTGAGAAGGAGCCTGTTGATCTAGTTGGGATGAGAGTTGATGATGCCGTTAGATATATTCGTGGTAAGAAAGGAACTGTTGTAAAACTTCACGTTAAGAAGGCCGATGGATCAAGAAAAACAATTGGTATTACAAGAGACGTTGTTAAGATTGGTGCTTCATTTGCAAAGTCATCTGTTCTTGAACTTAAGGGTGTAAAAGGGAAGTTTGGTTATATCAATGTTCCAAAATTCTATCGTGAGTTTAATGGAACTATTAACTGTACTGATGATGTTAGAGCAGAACTTAAAAGATTAAAGAAGCAAAAAGTTAATGGTGTTATACTCGATCTTAGAAATAATGGTGGAGGTGCTTTAACAGACGCACAACTTATGTCTGGACTTTTCATTAAGGAAGGGCCAATTGTGCAAACTAGAAACTACTTAAACCAAGTTGAGACACTCGCTGATACTGATCCAGGTGTTGAATATAGTGGCCCGTTAATTGTTATGGTAAATCGTTACTCGGCATCTGCTTCAGAAATTCTAGCGGCGGCAATGCAAGACTATAAGAGAGCTGTTATTGTTGGTGGTGCAGTTACTCACGGTAAAGGTACAGTTCAAGTTGTTTATAGCCTAGATCAAGGTTTAAACAAAATGATGGGACAAGAGTTTGGGGCGCTAAAGCTTACAATTCAAAAATTCTACAGAGTTAATGGTGGTTCAACTCAATATAAAGGTGTAACACCTGATATTGTAATTCCTGATCCAATGTCATATGCTGAAAATCGTGAACAAGATTTAACTTACTCACTTAAGTGGGATCAAATTAAGCCTAAGAAATATCAGAAATGGTCAGGTGATGAATACAATATGAAGAAGCTAATTAAAGCTTCTGAAAAGCGTGTTGCTAAAGATGATCGTATGAAGAAGATTCAGGAAAGTGTTGCTTATTTAAAGAAGAGACGCAAAGAAACTGAACTTAAGCTTAATATTGACTCTTGGATGAAAGAAGAGGAAGCAAATAAGAAGAAGTTAGAAGATCTAAAACTAGATCAAGAAAATATGAACCTAGTTGTTACTCACTTTGAAGAGTCTCTAAAGTCACATGAAACTGTAAAGAAAGGCGAAGAGAAGCAGTGGAAGGAAGACTTTAAACAACGTAAAGAAGAGTGGGTTTCTTCACTACGTAAAGATGCAGGTTTAGAAGAGGCAATCTATATTATGCGTGATATGATTGCTCAACAAGCTAAGAAATAA
- a CDS encoding type IV pilus twitching motility protein PilT, with protein MAFEYTHFKSLINVAIDNNASDIHIRADETPCFRISGDMVAVKSNKLLSQESIYDILRLLIGDKDQQELEAIKDLDGSFDFEDKCRLRFNYFKFNNKNGLVFRVIKKDIPSYRQLGLSDSLKQIIRAKRGLILVTGATGSGKSTTLASMINYINERRAKHIITIEDPIEFIHEQKKSRITQRELGVDTDNFEDALKFALRQDPDIILLGELRDQKSIEIALKAAETGHLVLATIHTTDAISTISRIISMFPAEEQADTRKRLSDSLYATISQRMIRSKKSSNGVRVAQEIMVTGPGVKECIRGDEPLDRIIPIIENGGTNSADIPCQSFDQAILNLLEGNYITEEDAAKEVRSASDFMRKLMLTK; from the coding sequence ATGGCGTTTGAGTATACTCATTTCAAATCACTAATCAATGTCGCAATTGATAATAATGCTAGTGACATACATATAAGGGCGGATGAGACTCCTTGTTTTAGAATTAGTGGCGATATGGTCGCAGTAAAATCAAATAAGCTACTCTCACAAGAAAGTATCTACGATATTCTTCGTCTACTTATCGGCGATAAAGATCAGCAAGAACTTGAGGCAATCAAAGACCTTGATGGATCTTTTGACTTTGAAGATAAGTGCCGACTAAGGTTCAATTATTTTAAATTTAATAATAAGAACGGTCTTGTTTTTAGAGTCATAAAAAAGGACATTCCAAGCTATAGGCAACTAGGCTTAAGTGACTCTCTTAAACAAATTATTCGTGCAAAACGTGGACTTATTCTAGTTACAGGGGCAACAGGATCTGGAAAGTCAACAACCCTTGCCAGTATGATTAATTATATAAATGAGCGCAGAGCAAAGCATATTATTACGATTGAAGACCCAATTGAATTCATCCATGAACAAAAGAAATCTCGTATTACTCAAAGAGAGCTTGGGGTTGATACAGATAATTTTGAAGACGCTCTAAAATTTGCGCTAAGACAAGATCCAGATATTATATTACTAGGAGAACTTAGAGACCAGAAATCAATTGAGATAGCTCTAAAAGCAGCAGAAACAGGACACCTAGTACTGGCAACAATTCATACGACAGATGCTATTTCGACAATAAGTCGTATAATTTCAATGTTCCCAGCAGAGGAGCAAGCAGATACGAGGAAGCGTCTTTCAGACTCACTCTATGCGACAATCTCACAACGTATGATTCGTTCAAAGAAGTCATCCAATGGAGTTCGTGTTGCACAAGAGATCATGGTAACAGGTCCAGGAGTTAAAGAATGTATTCGTGGCGATGAGCCACTAGATCGTATTATTCCTATTATTGAAAACGGTGGAACAAACTCAGCAGATATTCCTTGCCAAAGCTTTGATCAAGCAATTCTAAATCTTCTTGAAGGTAATTACATTACAGAAGAAGATGCTGCTAAAGAAGTTCGCAGTGCAAGTGACTTCATGAGAAAACTAATGCTTACAAAGTAG
- a CDS encoding adenosine/AMP deaminase — MQKRKEQIINSIECELIRTVSETNGISLNDTLELLVHSPSIRDNQLLEKPVLEFMKLLSSFQIDEVDIETLLNHPVSDAVFNFFQKFPIPYYEEHIHLTGSLNAEFIYPRLKKLLSGKNKKIYEKRIVEVYGEDALPITCVEDVDNLIRLKEGEQFATYLRILFLAKLILTSKKAHQDAAYHMAKELYENYNVGSIRLKFTLSRASKMDAEQIPGIGEVTEEDVVLGLYEGFKKFEKEVPSFKFILSPSFRKELNFFDDTNFETKKEHFEHQVDALLEILEKYPYLKENLVEVDTVGDEKALYRKAHFKELKSGLRKLQYRGLKIRSHHGETWLTLKKGIQSVDNAMNIWHIDTLEHGLSLGINPNYYYHRLFQRIIELNAKHQAIDKKSTEGYELEEMEWESYSIGVKKKLFKGEPLNADEVTLFLKTKFHNAREVEHYQHDILNRIIQKSVSLVALPSSNLKLTGVFPDFKDHPFSWWEKKGVRLGVGTDNYITLSTNFIREMLILLYSDPKNLKITKLLMLTTKESRRPYISNLLWEMRKRYAK; from the coding sequence ATGCAAAAAAGAAAAGAACAAATCATCAACAGTATTGAATGTGAGCTGATTAGAACTGTCAGTGAAACCAATGGTATCTCATTGAATGACACTCTAGAATTACTTGTTCACTCTCCTAGTATTCGTGATAACCAACTACTGGAAAAGCCCGTTCTTGAATTCATGAAGCTACTTTCTTCTTTTCAAATTGATGAAGTTGATATTGAAACTCTTCTAAATCACCCTGTATCAGATGCGGTCTTTAATTTCTTTCAAAAATTTCCAATTCCATACTATGAAGAACATATCCACCTAACAGGCTCACTTAATGCAGAGTTTATCTATCCAAGACTTAAGAAACTGCTAAGTGGTAAGAACAAGAAAATCTATGAGAAGAGAATTGTAGAAGTATATGGTGAGGATGCCCTTCCTATAACTTGTGTCGAAGATGTAGATAACCTAATCCGTCTAAAAGAAGGAGAACAATTTGCGACTTACCTTCGTATTCTATTTCTAGCGAAGCTAATCCTAACTTCAAAGAAAGCTCACCAAGATGCTGCCTATCACATGGCAAAAGAATTATACGAAAATTATAATGTTGGAAGTATTAGACTAAAATTTACACTTTCTCGTGCTTCAAAAATGGATGCCGAGCAAATCCCTGGTATTGGAGAAGTAACAGAGGAAGATGTTGTCTTAGGTCTTTATGAAGGTTTTAAAAAGTTTGAAAAAGAAGTGCCAAGCTTCAAGTTTATCCTCTCACCTTCATTTAGAAAGGAACTGAACTTCTTTGATGATACAAATTTTGAAACAAAAAAAGAACACTTTGAACATCAAGTTGATGCACTTTTAGAAATTTTAGAAAAGTACCCATACTTAAAAGAAAACCTAGTTGAAGTCGATACAGTTGGAGATGAGAAGGCCCTTTACCGTAAAGCGCATTTTAAAGAGCTTAAAAGTGGCCTACGTAAGCTACAGTATCGTGGATTAAAGATTCGCTCTCACCACGGAGAAACTTGGCTTACGCTCAAAAAAGGAATCCAATCAGTCGATAATGCTATGAATATTTGGCATATCGATACCCTAGAGCACGGACTTAGCCTTGGTATTAACCCAAATTATTATTACCACCGCCTTTTTCAAAGAATTATTGAATTAAATGCTAAACACCAAGCAATTGATAAGAAGTCCACAGAAGGATATGAGTTGGAAGAAATGGAATGGGAATCATATTCAATTGGCGTGAAAAAGAAACTCTTTAAAGGAGAGCCTCTGAATGCTGACGAAGTCACTTTATTCTTAAAAACAAAGTTTCACAATGCCCGTGAAGTCGAACACTATCAACACGATATTTTAAATCGTATTATTCAAAAGAGTGTTTCTCTAGTGGCACTTCCTTCTTCAAACCTTAAGCTAACAGGAGTCTTCCCAGATTTTAAGGATCATCCATTTTCTTGGTGGGAGAAAAAAGGTGTAAGACTAGGTGTTGGAACAGATAATTACATTACTCTCTCAACAAACTTCATTCGCGAAATGCTAATCCTCCTCTACTCAGATCCTAAAAATCTTAAGATTACAAAACTCCTGATGTTAACAACGAAGGAGTCAAGAAGGCCATATATCAGTAATCTCCTTTGGGAAATGCGCAAGAGATACGCTAAGTAA
- a CDS encoding molecular chaperone DnaJ gives MLPKIISNITLAFIAIILAYMLAPLFKEFFDGIFNPHKKTNKSHSKEEFDEMVRRKIERMSISGSSAPAESQSSKSTKSGHRTLLSYFEEKQMFASEEDLKFFQGLLSSLQWGDFKEGEEILNRLRKDYKFDKEELNALINPFIKQFFTKDELLKLGKINQSKLTKEAFISYATTMFLFQNLDRIEHKRYENNVHIFLINYSTKSTNHVGVLESFIKDELITLPKRYEALFESFTKKINASYDELFAILPIDESKLTVEFSSLKDESDRKKKYKKLVQTYHPDKWSTKFKSKIIDDRLNENFNKIQNIYNKTK, from the coding sequence ATGTTACCAAAAATAATTTCAAATATCACACTAGCATTTATTGCCATTATCTTGGCCTATATGCTTGCGCCTCTATTCAAAGAGTTCTTTGATGGAATATTTAATCCTCACAAGAAAACCAATAAGTCACATTCCAAAGAGGAATTTGATGAAATGGTTAGAAGAAAGATAGAGAGAATGTCTATTTCTGGAAGCTCGGCCCCTGCTGAGTCTCAATCATCTAAGTCGACAAAGAGTGGTCATCGTACTTTATTATCATACTTTGAAGAGAAGCAAATGTTTGCCTCAGAAGAAGATTTAAAATTCTTTCAAGGTCTTCTCTCTTCCCTTCAGTGGGGTGACTTCAAGGAAGGGGAAGAAATTTTAAATCGATTACGTAAAGATTATAAATTCGATAAAGAAGAATTAAATGCTTTAATTAATCCTTTTATAAAGCAATTCTTCACTAAGGATGAACTGCTAAAGTTAGGAAAAATTAATCAGTCCAAGCTTACTAAAGAAGCATTTATCTCTTATGCAACAACAATGTTCTTATTTCAAAACTTAGATCGTATTGAACATAAACGCTACGAAAACAATGTCCATATATTCTTAATTAACTACTCTACGAAATCGACAAATCACGTGGGGGTATTAGAAAGTTTCATAAAAGATGAGTTAATTACATTACCAAAAAGATATGAAGCTTTATTCGAAAGTTTTACTAAAAAGATAAATGCTTCATACGATGAACTCTTCGCAATTCTCCCTATTGATGAAAGTAAGTTAACGGTTGAATTTAGTTCACTTAAAGACGAAAGTGACCGAAAGAAGAAGTATAAAAAACTAGTACAGACTTACCACCCAGATAAGTGGAGTACAAAGTTTAAGTCGAAGATTATTGATGATCGTTTAAATGAAAACTTTAATAAAATACAAAATATCTATAATAAGACCAAATAA
- a CDS encoding enolase C-terminal domain-like protein, protein MEWAIDTRLVNLNKPWKISGAKVLAKEIIYVTLKNGDYKGYGEISYGSKEDISVDDLKLELERFASDYESAGIVQYNELTQYLDQYDFHIPRLRLGVETAFLDYLVRATELSPWKILGTNTVKSVESLDSFPVFDSLEEGKKLLEEADTNGVIKLKITHETFPVQVELINKSNRVFVLDANESYTNNLDLLLEHLSLIKDENVLFIEQPLYRNEFDLYKELKDKSPIDIFLDEGIEDHRFLDPFKDLCHGVVLKTSKANGLMKTFAQLQQAKKLGLKTMLGCMVESTVGIASLFNIAYGFDYFDFDGFTKLKDDSEPHVIWEKGKVILSNMN, encoded by the coding sequence ATGGAATGGGCAATAGATACACGACTAGTAAACTTAAATAAACCTTGGAAGATCTCTGGAGCAAAGGTTTTGGCCAAGGAGATTATCTACGTAACACTCAAGAATGGTGATTATAAAGGTTATGGAGAAATTAGCTATGGCTCAAAAGAAGATATTAGCGTTGACGATTTAAAATTAGAACTTGAGAGATTTGCATCAGATTATGAATCGGCAGGGATCGTTCAATATAATGAGTTAACTCAATATCTTGACCAATATGATTTCCATATTCCTCGTCTAAGATTAGGGGTTGAAACGGCCTTCCTCGATTATCTCGTTAGGGCCACAGAACTTAGTCCTTGGAAAATCCTTGGAACAAATACAGTTAAAAGTGTTGAGTCACTTGATTCATTTCCTGTCTTTGATTCTTTGGAGGAGGGAAAAAAGCTTCTTGAAGAAGCTGATACTAATGGAGTTATTAAACTTAAGATTACTCATGAAACTTTTCCAGTTCAAGTTGAATTGATTAATAAATCAAATCGTGTATTTGTTCTTGATGCTAATGAGTCTTATACAAATAATCTCGACTTATTACTTGAGCATTTATCTCTTATTAAAGATGAGAATGTTCTCTTTATTGAGCAGCCTCTCTATCGCAATGAATTCGATTTATATAAAGAATTAAAAGATAAATCGCCAATTGATATCTTTCTCGATGAAGGTATTGAAGATCACAGATTCCTCGATCCGTTTAAAGACCTTTGTCATGGCGTTGTACTAAAAACATCAAAGGCAAATGGCCTTATGAAGACATTTGCTCAATTACAGCAGGCGAAGAAGCTTGGACTAAAGACAATGCTTGGCTGTATGGTTGAATCAACAGTAGGGATCGCGTCACTTTTTAATATTGCATACGGATTTGATTATTTTGATTTTGATGGTTTTACAAAATTAAAAGATGATTCAGAACCTCATGTCATTTGGGAAAAAGGAAAAGTGATTTTGTCTAATATGAATTAA
- a CDS encoding LysM peptidoglycan-binding domain-containing protein, with protein MKKINILIPLFILVSCANVKPTYVGEAPGQNPKVIVKEVVKYKSKDVGSVKAYTINNMDKLELHYHQKHFDFWVKYFTEKERDLFLRYVNNGARYRNVIEKIMRSHGIPEDLFFVGLIESGYNTFIKSKAAAVGPWQFIKATGKRYKLRVDSYVDERTHIIKSTEAAAQYFKDLYNIFGSWELALVAYNKGEYGIIRAIRKGKTRDYMKLVSRKLIPTETIYYVPKVAAVREIYNNAAKYGMKITESKDSPFEKVKQLNVRGSFDLYKLARAQGVNVKTLKVLNPDLKRKWVKVNRRHTQSIFLPSKDFTDYASLAEYETRKYIKVANTSNGKNSNGVYKVRRGDNLSIIANRLGVRVTDLKRINGIRGSKILVGQRLKYSTKGDIVTHKVRRGDNLSDIARKYGVSVSMIKSLNNLRSSRIFIGQRLKISTTRVPSSVAYKRYRVRRGDNLTAIARRFKTSIGTIKKVNDISGSALYAGQVIKVPSEG; from the coding sequence ATGAAAAAAATCAATATCTTAATACCTTTATTTATTCTTGTATCATGTGCGAATGTTAAGCCTACCTATGTAGGTGAAGCACCAGGACAAAATCCAAAAGTGATTGTAAAGGAAGTCGTAAAGTATAAATCAAAGGATGTAGGGAGCGTTAAGGCCTATACCATTAATAATATGGATAAGCTTGAACTACATTATCATCAAAAGCACTTCGACTTTTGGGTGAAGTATTTTACTGAAAAAGAGCGTGATCTCTTTCTTCGTTATGTTAATAATGGTGCCCGTTATCGTAACGTGATTGAAAAGATTATGCGCTCTCATGGAATTCCTGAAGATTTATTTTTCGTTGGTCTGATTGAATCAGGTTATAACACTTTTATTAAGTCGAAGGCCGCAGCAGTTGGCCCATGGCAGTTTATCAAGGCGACAGGAAAGAGATATAAGCTAAGAGTTGATAGTTATGTTGATGAAAGAACTCATATCATTAAATCAACAGAGGCCGCTGCTCAGTACTTTAAAGATCTTTATAATATCTTTGGATCTTGGGAACTTGCTCTTGTTGCTTACAATAAAGGTGAGTATGGAATTATTAGAGCTATAAGAAAAGGTAAGACTCGTGATTATATGAAGCTTGTTTCTCGAAAACTTATTCCTACAGAAACAATTTACTATGTTCCAAAAGTTGCCGCTGTTCGTGAGATTTATAATAATGCGGCCAAGTATGGGATGAAAATCACTGAGTCAAAAGATAGTCCTTTTGAAAAAGTAAAGCAGCTAAATGTTAGAGGATCTTTTGACCTTTATAAATTAGCTCGTGCTCAAGGTGTAAACGTTAAAACATTAAAAGTTTTAAACCCAGATTTAAAAAGAAAGTGGGTTAAGGTAAATAGAAGACATACTCAGAGTATCTTCCTACCTTCTAAAGATTTTACGGACTATGCTTCTTTAGCAGAGTATGAAACTCGCAAATATATTAAAGTTGCAAATACTTCAAATGGAAAAAACTCGAATGGTGTTTATAAAGTAAGACGCGGTGATAATTTATCTATTATTGCTAATCGTCTTGGTGTCAGAGTTACTGATCTAAAGAGAATTAATGGTATTAGAGGATCAAAGATTCTTGTGGGACAAAGACTAAAGTATAGCACTAAAGGGGATATCGTTACTCATAAAGTAAGAAGAGGAGATAACCTTTCTGATATTGCACGTAAGTACGGTGTAAGCGTTTCAATGATTAAATCTTTAAATAATTTACGATCTAGTCGTATCTTCATTGGTCAAAGATTAAAGATTTCTACAACAAGAGTACCGTCAAGTGTGGCCTATAAGAGATACCGTGTTCGTCGTGGTGATAACTTAACGGCCATTGCTAGAAGGTTTAAGACTTCAATCGGTACGATTAAAAAAGTGAATGATATCTCAGGATCTGCCTTATATGCAGGACAAGTAATAAAAGTTCCAAGTGAGGGATAG
- a CDS encoding glycosyltransferase family 1 protein, with product MKIGFDAKRAFHNFRGLGNYSRDLIASLSRYHTQNSYYLFTPTFDDPRATHWLDQYDNLNIVKPSDFWSKKFPAAWRSFKVADEAKSLEIDIFHGLSHELPHGIEKTGIKSVVTIHDLLFLRFPENFKWLDRQVYLRKIKYATEVADVVLAICEQTKSDLINYLGCDPSKIKVVYQTCNPRFYSPIPVEKQVATIERYGVNDKFILYVGAIEPNKNVLTLVKAYADIKKSINHKLVIIGNGGSYKKEIESYIHSKGLEDRIIILSNVTNDDLPAFYQRSDLFVFPSFFEGFGIPIIEALFSKTPVITSKGSVFPEAGGPNTIYIDPKDKHEMSEQIVNVLTNEDLAFEMVEEGRNFVEKFHRRKTAQNLIDLYSSM from the coding sequence ATGAAAATTGGATTTGACGCAAAGAGAGCATTTCATAACTTCAGAGGTCTTGGAAATTATTCTAGAGACCTCATCGCAAGTTTAAGTCGCTATCACACACAGAACTCATATTATCTTTTTACTCCAACATTTGATGACCCAAGGGCCACTCACTGGTTAGATCAATATGATAACCTAAATATTGTTAAACCTAGTGACTTTTGGTCAAAGAAGTTTCCAGCTGCATGGCGATCATTCAAGGTTGCAGACGAAGCTAAGAGTTTAGAAATTGATATTTTTCATGGCCTATCTCATGAACTTCCACATGGAATTGAGAAAACAGGAATTAAGAGCGTTGTGACAATTCATGATCTTCTCTTTCTGCGTTTTCCAGAGAACTTCAAATGGCTTGATCGTCAGGTTTATCTTAGAAAAATAAAATATGCGACTGAAGTTGCAGATGTTGTTTTAGCTATTTGTGAGCAAACCAAGAGTGATTTAATAAATTATCTTGGTTGTGACCCTAGTAAAATTAAGGTGGTATATCAAACATGTAACCCTCGTTTTTATTCACCTATTCCTGTAGAAAAACAAGTTGCAACTATTGAGCGTTATGGTGTTAATGATAAGTTCATTCTCTATGTTGGCGCGATAGAGCCAAATAAGAATGTTTTAACGCTTGTTAAAGCCTATGCCGATATCAAGAAATCAATAAATCATAAACTCGTTATTATTGGAAATGGTGGTAGTTACAAGAAAGAAATTGAAAGCTATATTCACTCAAAGGGTCTTGAAGATCGCATCATAATCCTTTCAAATGTGACAAACGATGATCTTCCTGCTTTCTATCAAAGAAGCGACTTATTTGTTTTTCCTTCCTTTTTTGAAGGTTTTGGTATTCCAATTATTGAAGCTCTATTTTCAAAGACACCTGTTATCACTTCTAAGGGCTCTGTATTTCCAGAGGCAGGCGGTCCAAATACAATTTATATTGACCCTAAAGATAAACATGAAATGAGTGAGCAAATAGTCAATGTTTTAACGAATGAGGATCTTGCTTTTGAGATGGTTGAAGAGGGCCGTAACTTCGTTGAAAAATTTCATCGTCGTAAGACGGCCCAGAATTTAATTGATTTGTATTCTTCTATGTAA